The Campylobacter ureolyticus ACS-301-V-Sch3b genomic sequence CAATTTCTAAAGTCTTTAAAATTGTATTTGCTAAATTTTTTGATAACTTTGGTGGCACAGCATTGCCAATTTGAATAAAAGCAGATGTCCTAGAAGATTCGAAATAATAACTATCTGGAAACCCTTGTATTCTCGCTGCCTCTCTTACACTTATTGATCTGTTTTGAGAGCTATCTGGATGTATATAGTAATGCCCATCTTTTGAAATATGAGCGACAACTGTATGTGAGACTGAGTTACCTTCTATAGCTTTATATCTGTCCAAAAATGATTTAGTATTAGTATGAGTAATTAATTCTTCTGGCAATTCATTATATTTTAGATTTAATCCTTGCTTCTTAGCGTCCGAAACTAATTTGTAAATTTTTAAATCATTCTCATTGTTTGACCTACTAATATGCTGTGTTAATACATCCGTCAAAATATCTCGATATTCTTGAGAGGCTTCAGATTCATCAATAGATTTCGAATATTCACTCTTAAACTCACCCGCTTTTAAGTTCGGCAAATCAGAAAATAATTCTTTTATTGTTGGTGCCTTAGACTGATAAGTTTTTAATATCTCAAAGAAATTTTTCTTTACTTCAATATCTTTTCTAAAACCTACTAAAAACAGCCTCTCTCTTCTTTGACAGACTCCATAATCTTCAGCATTTATAATTTCATATCTAACTTCATAACCAGCAGAATCAAATGCTTCTATAATTATTGGTAGCAAAGGATTATCTTTATAATCTTTAAACGAAAGTAATCCTTTGACATTTTCAAACACAAAGAACTTTGGTTTATACTTCTCTAAAAACTGAACATAATATTCATATAAATAAATTCTTTCATCTGTTTCTTTTTTGTGTTTATTATTAAACCTACCAATTGTAGAATAAGCTTGACATGGAGGTCCACCAATTATGCCATCTAAATGTTCTCCGTTGAGCCTTTTATCAATAAAAGCAAAAACATCTAAAATAGTTTCTTCATTAATCTCTAAGTTCAACACATCTTCTAAAATATAGCCTGGGATGACTTCCATGAGCTCTTGAAAATTTATTTCTTTTCTAAGATATTTGTTATATAACTCTAAATTGTTAAGTTCCTTTAAATAATAATAGATGTTTCTTAGCTTAAGAGTTAAGCATGCCGATGCTTCTTTTTCAATATGACAAATAAACTGGAATTCATCTATTCTAAATCCCTCACTTAATCCTCCTCCACCTGAAAAAATATCAATGATTTTCATTGTCAACCTCCTTTCTAAATATATATAATATTAATTAGTCTGCCAATAGTTTGTTTAAGATACTCTCTGTGTTAAATGATGGTTGTCCCTTCCTATGATAATAAGAACTAAATCTTGCAATTATATCTCTTTTAAAAACGTCTGTAATAACTCCTAATTTTTTTAAATTTCTATCCTTAAACTGATTCTTTTCATAATCATATTCTAAAGTTATTAACGAACGAAAATCAATAAATCCGCCCTCAAAAAAACTAACTTTAGGTAAGAAATGATACCTCATAGATTTTTGATCAGAATTTCTTGACCATTGTGCAATCTTATTTTTATTATTATTAGATATTACATTCCCATCTTTATTTAAGCACTTTTCTAATATATCACTAAAGTCTTGAACTTCATCATACTTTTTAATTTTAGCAAAAAGAATTTCTTTTGTTTTTGAATTTGCCAAGTCACACGCTGGTGTCAATACTAAAAACTTTTGTTTATTGTCACAATCTTCATATATATCGCAACTACACACCTGAGTAATAGGGTTTGGGAACATATACATTTCGATAGGTTCGACATCTAAATATTTTTCATTGAACATAAATTTGTTACTTAACCAACTAGAGATATAGCGAATCAATACAACTTCTTGCGTTTCTTTATTCAGTGCCATTAATTCTTCTTTTTTATTAGTGAAGCACTCTGGTATAATTTTCCAAAAAAATTCTTTTATATTATTATTAACTTTACCTCTAGAACCTAGTAAACGGAAAATAGAGTCTTCATAGTAGTTAATTAATTCATTTATTACATCTTCAAAAGAGCTTTCATCTTTTGACTGAACTTTTATAATATTTGTATTAACATCGTCACTAATTTTTTGGCTAAAACCAGTTCTAACAATAATTGGAATAATTTCTCTATCAATAATATTCTTTAATAAAATATTACCTGATATTTGCTCATCGTCTTTACCTGTATCTTTTTGCGGTACCAACATTAAATCTACTATGACAGCCTCAAAATTATTCTGAAACAGTGCAATGGCAGCTTCTTCAGGTGTTGTGGCAACTTCAAAAGAAATTTCAATTTTATTTAATATATCAAATTCATCACTTATTTTTCCATCTTCTTGTAGTATTTTATATATCTCTTCTTTGTTTTCTAGCATCATCAACCTAGAAATATATTTTTGATCCTCGATAACACATTTATTTTTAAGTTCTTCTATAAATAACTTTTTATTATAATTATCAATAGTTTCCTGCAATTGTTCTCTTTGTTCGGAATCATCATCTACCAGTAATATCTTAAAATTGTCCATATCTTAGTTCCTATCCAATGTTATTCGAAAGCAAGCTCCTTTGCCTGCATCAATTACTTCTAATTTACCATTATTCCTTTGAACAGCTTCTCCCGCTATAGCTAATCCTAGTCCAGTTCCGTTATCTTCAATAACTCTTTTTTTAGCAGAATATCCTGGAGTAAAAATAATATCATCTACTAAATCATCAGTTGAAACTCCTAGTCCATTATCTGATATTTCGATAAATACTTTATCATCTTTATCAAAAATTGAAACTTCAATATTCATAGTAGCTTCACCCGTATACTTAACCCAAAATATTGCATTTTCAATAATATTTGTTAAAGCCATATATAAATCTTCTTCTATTATATTAATATGAAATTCATCAGATGATGTAAATTCCATTTTAATTCCTTCGTCATCTGATACTTCTTGGAAAAGTTCTAATACATTCTTGATTAGATTATTCAAGTTTGTTTTTTTACGTCTTCCTCTCTTATTAGATGCAAGCGGATCAAGGCGATTAAAAAATACACTTAGTCTTTTAGCTTCTGCACTTAATTTTTGCATGTCTTTCGATAGTTTTTCATAACTATATTTTCCTAACTCATCACTTTGATATGAATTTTTTAAATACTCCTCTATTGATGGAATTTTATTCGTATACCAAGATAAAGGCTTTCTGCCCTCGTGTAAAACTACACTAATAACATTCCCCAGAGTAGTGTGTTTTTGATAAATAGCAATCGTTTCTTTGACTTCTAAAAAATCCTCTTCTTTTTCTTTTTCTAAATTTATAATTTCTTGGCTTACTTCTTTATTAATAATTTAAAAATTTCTTCTTGCTTCTCTGGACTTTTCTTCAATTGTTTTCTTGTTTTTTCAATTGATTTCTCTACATTTAACTTCACATTGCTAAAATCAAATAGTTTTTCCAAAGGTTTATCTTTCTTTTTAGGCTTGTTATCTCGTCTATACTTAAATCTTTCTTTTTCTAAAATACTTAATGCAAAATTAGCAATTTTCTGTAATGTCCAATAGCTATCATTTTCATAAAGTCCATCTCTTGCGCTTTTTTCTTTTAACCCAGACTTTTCTTCATCTTCAATGCTAATTCGACCATTAATCTGTTCCGAACCTATTGATAAACTAGGATTTTGAACACGCTGAGCATCTAAGTTTAACCAATCATATCCTTGGTCTCCATAAGGTCTAATTCTAAATCCATTTCTATATATACTAATACCTGACTGCTCCTTTAAAATATTCCTTATATCAGTTTTCGTATATCTTGCATCCTGTGTATTATTAATGAAGTTAGTAATTATTTCTATCCCTTCTGGATCCTTATCATAAACCCTATAATCAATCTTAACTTTACCGCATTTTTTTAACCTTTCTTTCAAAAATATATCAATTTGTCCATCAATAATCTTTTCTTCATCTAAGTAATAATTAAAATATTTTAATTCATAAGAAAAATCTTTATTTATCACACCAACTAACCTATAATGGCATGTGTCATAAAATTCGACTGGCTCTATCACTTTGCAAACATTTTTATTCAAATCATCAAAAAAGTTTTCATAGCAAACTTCTATATTGAAATCTGTTTTATCGTATAAAAGTCGTGAAAGTTCTATTTCAATTTTTTTTGTATCTTCATCTGATATCTTTTCAGATAAATCATTCCCAATCTCATTTGTAATATACAAAATAGTTCCTGATCCTTCATTAGTTTTCTCAGTTTCAATATAAACAGGAATATCAGACAACTTTTTATTAGTATTAAAATCACTCCAGTTAAAAAAAGCTATAGTTCGTATTCCATTATTTACAGTTGATAATTTTAATTTATTACCTAATAATGAAACAGCATATCGACCTATACCCTTTTTTCCCTGATATATTCTGCCTTTTGGACTGGTCTTCTTTCTTAATTTGTAATCAGTAGATGGAACCATCCAAGTTCCGATAACTGTATCTTTCGACATTCCATGACCATCATCTTTCACAATGATTTCTAATGAATCTTTATTTTTCCTATATGTTATTATCACATTTGTTGCATCAGCATCATAGGCATTTTTTACCAATTCAACTATAGCTGCTGGTAAATCTTTAATTAAATCTTTACCGATAGACATAATTAATCTTCCAGTAGGTTCAAAATAACTCTTCACTTTTATCTCCTCCAATAAATACACTTAAATTCCATAATCACTACTTTCTTCTGTAACCATCTTAGAATAATACAAATTACTTAAAAAAATAGATTTTCTATCTAGCTTATTGTCATTTATTAATTTATAATATTTATTGTTACTAATATTGTCTATATAGTAATAGTCAATCTTATCAATAATGCTTGCAAAGTCTAGATAACTTATAGAGGCATTGCTACCATAAATTAAATTTAAACTACCAAAGTCAATCAGGTTATTTGTATATTTTTCAAAAACTCCAACATTTTTTATTTCTTTTATTTTTTTTAACATTAACTATTCCTTTTTACATTATCATACTGTAAATTTATTTATATTTTTTAAGTATGACTATACTCTCCACATGTTTTGTATGTGGAAATTGATCAAATAGTGCAAATTTGACAACTTTATGAGTTTTGCAAATTTCATCTAAATTTTCTTTTAAAGTCAGGGGATTGCAAGAGACATAGATGATATTTTCATAGTTTTTTATAAATCTCACAACCTCTTTGCTAAGTCCAGCGCGAGGTGGATCAACCAAAATATGACTGATATCAAAATCGTTTAAATTTATATCTTTTAGTCTATTAAAACTTACTCCATTAAACGCACTCATCAAGTCATCACTATCCATTCGCAAAAACTCAATGTTTAAAGCGCCGTTTAACTCGCAGTTTTTAAGTGCGTTTTTTATGGCATTTTTGCTAATTTCATTTGCCAAGACGGCTCTAAATTTAAAGCTTAAAGGGATTGTAAAATTGCCATATCCACAATACATCTCTAAGAGGTCTTTTGGTCTATCAATGTTTTTTAAAACCCAGCTTATCATCTGTTCATTTACGCTTTTGTTTGGCTGGATAAAGGCACCACTTTCAAATGTGTATTTAAACTCACGACCATTTATAAGCAAGCTTTCGTTTAAATTTTCACTTCCAAAAACAAGCTTTTTGCCCCTACTTCTTGCTATCAAATTTACGCCTAAATTTTGACTTAAATTTAAAAGCTCATTTTGAATTTCTAAAATATTTCTGTGATATAACAAAATCACTAAAATATCATTTTTAGTTGCAATAAACTCAGCTCCAAAGACTTTAAATTTCAGTTTATCGCTATTTTTTAACTCATTTAAAAGATGTGGCATTAAATTTGCTATTTTACTATCAACTTTTAGGCACTCATCTATCTTTAAATGCCTTTGTTTTGTGCCATTCATCGTATAAAAAAGGTCGTTTTTTTCGTGATAAAGCCCAAACTCAGCTCTTATCCTATAGCCTGTTTTTGATGAACCAAAAAACTCAAAATCGCCGCTGTAAATTTGACCAAAAAGTTCTTTTATAAACTCTTTTTTATATGAAATTTGCTCATAATAGGGCAAGTTTAAAGTACAACTTCCACACTCACCTAAATGCTTGCAAAATCCCACTAATTAACTCTTTCATGGAAAAATCCAGCCCAAGTTTGGGTTGTCGCCATAACTTCAAGAGAGTTGATATTGACATTTTTTGGCAAAATTGCACAACTATAGATAATCTCGGCGATATTTTCAGCTGTTATAAACTCGGTATTTTCATAGACTTTATCGGCTTTTTCTTTGTCGCCTTTGAATCTAACAAGGCTAAACTCAGTCTTGCAAAGTCCAGGCTCGATGTTTGTCACTCTTATGCCGCTTCCTCTTATATCATTTCTTAAATTAAGACTAAATTGCTTAATAAATGCTTTTGTGCCACCATAAACGTTTGAGCCTTGATAGCTCCAGTTTCCAGCAACAGAGCCGATGTTGAAAATATATCCACCTTTATTAATAAGCGGTAAAACCGCCTTTGTAACATATAAAACACCTTTTATGTTTGTATCAACCATAGTTTCTAGATTGTCTAAATTTGCATCGCCAAATTTATCTTGTCCAAGAGCCAAACCTGCATTATTTACTAAAATATCGATGTTTTTAAACTCTTTTGGCAAGTTTTCAATGCTTTCAAAAATAGCTTTTTTATCCCTAACATCAGCACAAATCGTGTGAGCTTTTACGCCAAATTTAGCAATACTATCTTTTAGACTATCAAGTCTTTCTTTCCTTCTTGCAAGTAAAATAGTGTTATAGCCATTTTTTGCAAAAAGCAAAGCTGTTGCTTCACCAAATCCAGATGTTGCGCCTGTTATTAGTATATTTTTATTCATAATATTCTCCTAAAAAGTTATGTCTTTTAAGTCCTAAACTCTCCAAATATTTTAAAACTTCCAAGTCATTATTTTGCAGTGCAAAATCAGCTGCATTATAGCCCATATCATCAACTTCATTTATATTTGCACCATTTTGGATTAAAAGTTTGACAATATTTAAATTTGAATACTTTGCAGCGTGCATTAATAAGCTTTTTGAAGTGTGATTTAACGCACAAAGCTTAAACGGTAAAGATCCACTTGAACTAAGTGCTATTTTTTCATAATTTGAAATAATTTTTGCATTTACATCTGCACCATTTCGAATTAAAAAAGCAACTAGCTTTTCATCATTTAATTCGCAAGCATAAAAAATTGGTGTTTTTCCAAAACTATTTTTATAATTTATCATAGCGCCGTTTTTAAGTAAAAATTTTAAAATATCATAGTTTTTTAATGCGTAAAAAAGAGTATTTTCATGTCCAAAATTTAAATTTGCACCCCAATTTATTAAAGTTTGTATAAATTCTTTATCTTTATTAAGCAAAATAGAAGTTTTTAATGCGTTTGTAAGTTCTATTTCGGTTGGCTTATAAGTGTAGAGATGATTAATTAGTAAATTTATATCAAATTTTGTATTTAATAAAGATTTATTTAGCATATCGATTTGATAGCTTTTAACACTTCCAACAGCTGCTTTTAAATACTCATTAGCCACACGTGAGGCATAAAATATCGCACTTCCTTCATCATAACCTAAATCATCTTTATAATAATCCACAAGCATTGGAACAGCTACTTGATAAAGGGAGTTAAAAAGATTAAATTTTTCATAATTATCAAAACTTTGTAAAGCCCAAATTTGAAAATATTCCCTATTTTTATTTACTTCTAAATCGCTTGAATTTGCATCTTTTAAAGTAGTTTTATAAATTTCAGGTGTAAATAAAGCCTTATAAATAACAAATTGAAAATTTTGCCAAAAATTTATAGCTTCACTTCCATCACAATCAATGTCAAGCCCTCTAATTTTAGCACTTACTTCTCTTAATGGCTCCAAAGATTTAGCCATATAAAAGCAGTTTTCATCTTTTAAAAAAAAATCTTTATTTGAGCTATCTAAGAAAAATTCGTTTGGATTTTTTTTGATCTCATCGCAAATATTTGCATAAGAAAAAATACAAAAAATAGCAAATATTAAAATTTTTTTCATAAAAACTCCAAATCTAAGATATATAATTTTACCTAAATTTAGCGAAATTTAGGTAAAAAGTTACTTTAAAGTTTAAAATTTTCTTCTTCATTGAAGTTTAAATATTTATAAATTGATTTTTCTTTTCCTGCAAGTTTTTTTGGTACAATTTGCATATACTCTTTAACGCTTGGTATTCTTCCAAGGATTGCACAAACCGCAGCTAATTCAGCACTTCCAAGATATACTTTTGCTCCCATTCCCATTCTGTTATCGAAATTTCTAGTAGAAGTTGAAAAAACTACCGCACCATCTTTAACTCTTGCTTGGTTTCCCATACAAAGACTACAACCTGGAATTTCAGTTCTAGCTCCTGCTGCTGTATAAAGTGAGTAATATCCCTCTTCTTTTAGTGTTTTTTCATCCATTTTTGTTGGTGGAACGATCCAAAGTCTAGTTGGAATTTGGCCCTCGCCTTTTAAAATTTCTCCCAAAGCTCTGTAATGACCGATATTAGTCATACAACTTCCTACAAAAACCTCATCTATATTATAAACTCTATTTTTATCGGCTAAAATTTCACTTATTGTAGCCACATCATCAGGATCATTTGGGCAAGCTAAAATTGGCTCATTTACTTCATCCAAATTAATCTCTAAAATTTCATCATACGAAGCGTCTTTATCAGCCCTTAAAAGGGTAGGATTTTCAAGCCATTTAAGCATTTTTTCTTTTCTTCTTGAAAGTGTAGTTTTACTTTCATAACCAGCCTCTATCATCGCATCTATCAAGCTTACATTTGATTTTATATATTCTTTAACTGGCTCAATATCCAAATTTACAACACAAGCTGCTGCACTTCTTTCAGCGCTTGCATCACTTAATTCAAAAGCTTGTTCGACTTTTAAATTTTCAAGTCCTTCTATTTCTATAATTTTTCCAGCAAAAATATTTTTCTTATTTTTTTTATCTACTGTTAAAAGTCCTTTTTTTATGGCTGCGTATGGAATTACATTTACTAAATCCCTTAAAGTAATACCATCTTTTAATTTTCCTTTAAACCTAACTAAAACTGATTTTGGAACATTTAAAGGCATTTTTCCAGTAACTGCTGCAAATGCCACAAGCCCACTTCCTGCTGGAAAGCTAATTCCAATTGGAAATCTTGTGTGTGAGTCAGCTCCTGTGCCAACACTATCTGGTAAAACCATTCTATTAAGCCATGAATGAATTACTCCATCGCCTGGCTTTAAAGCCACTCCGCCACGACTACTCATAAATTTAGGTAAAGTTTTATGAGTTATGGTATCGCTTGGTTTTGGATATGCTGCTGTATGACAAAAACTTTGAAGAACAAAATCAGCTCCAAAACCTAAACTAGCAAGTTCTTTTATCTCATCTTTTGT encodes the following:
- a CDS encoding DNA cytosine methyltransferase; amino-acid sequence: MKIIDIFSGGGGLSEGFRIDEFQFICHIEKEASACLTLKLRNIYYYLKELNNLELYNKYLRKEINFQELMEVIPGYILEDVLNLEINEETILDVFAFIDKRLNGEHLDGIIGGPPCQAYSTIGRFNNKHKKETDERIYLYEYYVQFLEKYKPKFFVFENVKGLLSFKDYKDNPLLPIIIEAFDSAGYEVRYEIINAEDYGVCQRRERLFLVGFRKDIEVKKNFFEILKTYQSKAPTIKELFSDLPNLKAGEFKSEYSKSIDESEASQEYRDILTDVLTQHISRSNNENDLKIYKLVSDAKKQGLNLKYNELPEELITHTNTKSFLDRYKAIEGNSVSHTVVAHISKDGHYYIHPDSSQNRSISVREAARIQGFPDSYYFESSRTSAFIQIGNAVPPKLSKNLANTILKTLEID
- the trmA gene encoding tRNA (uridine(54)-C5)-methyltransferase TrmA; amino-acid sequence: MGFCKHLGECGSCTLNLPYYEQISYKKEFIKELFGQIYSGDFEFFGSSKTGYRIRAEFGLYHEKNDLFYTMNGTKQRHLKIDECLKVDSKIANLMPHLLNELKNSDKLKFKVFGAEFIATKNDILVILLYHRNILEIQNELLNLSQNLGVNLIARSRGKKLVFGSENLNESLLINGREFKYTFESGAFIQPNKSVNEQMISWVLKNIDRPKDLLEMYCGYGNFTIPLSFKFRAVLANEISKNAIKNALKNCELNGALNIEFLRMDSDDLMSAFNGVSFNRLKDINLNDFDISHILVDPPRAGLSKEVVRFIKNYENIIYVSCNPLTLKENLDEICKTHKVVKFALFDQFPHTKHVESIVILKKYK
- a CDS encoding ankyrin repeat domain-containing protein, with protein sequence MKKILIFAIFCIFSYANICDEIKKNPNEFFLDSSNKDFFLKDENCFYMAKSLEPLREVSAKIRGLDIDCDGSEAINFWQNFQFVIYKALFTPEIYKTTLKDANSSDLEVNKNREYFQIWALQSFDNYEKFNLFNSLYQVAVPMLVDYYKDDLGYDEGSAIFYASRVANEYLKAAVGSVKSYQIDMLNKSLLNTKFDINLLINHLYTYKPTEIELTNALKTSILLNKDKEFIQTLINWGANLNFGHENTLFYALKNYDILKFLLKNGAMINYKNSFGKTPIFYACELNDEKLVAFLIRNGADVNAKIISNYEKIALSSSGSLPFKLCALNHTSKSLLMHAAKYSNLNIVKLLIQNGANINEVDDMGYNAADFALQNNDLEVLKYLESLGLKRHNFLGEYYE
- a CDS encoding SDR family NAD(P)-dependent oxidoreductase — encoded protein: MNKNILITGATSGFGEATALLFAKNGYNTILLARRKERLDSLKDSIAKFGVKAHTICADVRDKKAIFESIENLPKEFKNIDILVNNAGLALGQDKFGDANLDNLETMVDTNIKGVLYVTKAVLPLINKGGYIFNIGSVAGNWSYQGSNVYGGTKAFIKQFSLNLRNDIRGSGIRVTNIEPGLCKTEFSLVRFKGDKEKADKVYENTEFITAENIAEIIYSCAILPKNVNINSLEVMATTQTWAGFFHERVN
- a CDS encoding sensor histidine kinase is translated as MQKLSAEAKRLSVFFNRLDPLASNKRGRRKKTNLNNLIKNVLELFQEVSDDEGIKMEFTSSDEFHINIIEEDLYMALTNIIENAIFWVKYTGEATMNIEVSIFDKDDKVFIEISDNGLGVSTDDLVDDIIFTPGYSAKKRVIEDNGTGLGLAIAGEAVQRNNGKLEVIDAGKGACFRITLDRN
- a CDS encoding ATP-binding protein; translated protein: MKSYFEPTGRLIMSIGKDLIKDLPAAIVELVKNAYDADATNVIITYRKNKDSLEIIVKDDGHGMSKDTVIGTWMVPSTDYKLRKKTSPKGRIYQGKKGIGRYAVSLLGNKLKLSTVNNGIRTIAFFNWSDFNTNKKLSDIPVYIETEKTNEGSGTILYITNEIGNDLSEKISDEDTKKIEIELSRLLYDKTDFNIEVCYENFFDDLNKNVCKVIEPVEFYDTCHYRLVGVINKDFSYELKYFNYYLDEEKIIDGQIDIFLKERLKKCGKVKIDYRVYDKDPEGIEIITNFINNTQDARYTKTDIRNILKEQSGISIYRNGFRIRPYGDQGYDWLNLDAQRVQNPSLSIGSEQINGRISIEDEEKSGLKEKSARDGLYENDSYWTLQKIANFALSILEKERFKYRRDNKPKKKDKPLEKLFDFSNVKLNVEKSIEKTRKQLKKSPEKQEEIFKLLIKK
- a CDS encoding bifunctional aconitate hydratase 2/2-methylisocitrate dehydratase, which codes for MDFLTKYKKHADERSVLGVPPLALNVEEIKDLINSLKNGDKNQDKLIQILKNRVNPGVDEAAKIKAEFLNEIINHDLKINGITKFDAINILETMLGGYNVVVLIKCLKSNDEEIAKAAAKALGNTIFLHDYFNDIMDLAKHGNVFAKSVIESYANAKWFLKKSEIPKKIEAIVFKVPGETNTDDLSPASEAFTRSDIPLHANAMLVRRLPGSIEKINELKKIGKDIAYVGDVVGTGSSRKSGINSLQWHIGKDINAVPNKKTGGIIIGSTIAPIFYNTAQDSGAMPIVTDVTSLETGDEIEIYPYDGEIKKDGKVVAKFSLSPNTIFDEVRAGGRIPLIIYKGLCEKSREFLNMPKEDIFIKPIQPKSNKFGQTLAQKILAKACNLESVVPGMYIEPTTLTVGSQDTTGPMTKDEIKELASLGFGADFVLQSFCHTAAYPKPSDTITHKTLPKFMSSRGGVALKPGDGVIHSWLNRMVLPDSVGTGADSHTRFPIGISFPAGSGLVAFAAVTGKMPLNVPKSVLVRFKGKLKDGITLRDLVNVIPYAAIKKGLLTVDKKNKKNIFAGKIIEIEGLENLKVEQAFELSDASAERSAAACVVNLDIEPVKEYIKSNVSLIDAMIEAGYESKTTLSRRKEKMLKWLENPTLLRADKDASYDEILEINLDEVNEPILACPNDPDDVATISEILADKNRVYNIDEVFVGSCMTNIGHYRALGEILKGEGQIPTRLWIVPPTKMDEKTLKEEGYYSLYTAAGARTEIPGCSLCMGNQARVKDGAVVFSTSTRNFDNRMGMGAKVYLGSAELAAVCAILGRIPSVKEYMQIVPKKLAGKEKSIYKYLNFNEEENFKL